ACGGCTCATTGCGCCGCCTACCTATCCTCTCCCAACCCATCGAAAACTTTCAATGTCATTCGAGCAACAGATCGCGAACTTCTTCAGCGATATGAACATGCCGACTGGCCATTCGCCCTCGCCGAATTGAAGCGCCGCACCCCGAGGTACACTCGGCAGGAACTGACCGAACTGGCCTTTAAAGTGGTGGATGCAGGTTTCTGGTTTCAACCGGATCGTCAGATACACACTGAGTTTTTCTCTTACAGCACTACATTCCTGCCGTTGCCGTTGGCGAACTGGGTACAGACCGTGGGTCCCCGACGGCGCGAAGCGCTCGCCGAGTCGCTCACGACGTTCGTCAATAACCAAAGATTGCGCGCCGAGTTGGGCGAGGTCGTTGACGTGGCGGCACTCGAATACCTTTACAACGATCTCAAGGCGGACCGGTATCCGCAACTGTGGGGCCCTAGTCCAAGGTGCGGCTTCGACGACCGATTGGGTCCGAACTTGATGATGTCCATCCGCCACATCCTGGATTCTGGCGTGCCTGGTGGCGCAGAAGCGCTCAAGCGCCTGGGAGTCAATCCATGACCCGTCCACACGGGATGCCCACAATCGGTCAAGCGCACGCCCTCTTCTCCTGACTAAGCGATTCAACGTGGGTTAGGCGTCCCGCCTGACCTTGAGTCGACGCCGCTCGATAAAATTCGGAGTGTCAGCTTCAAGACCCTTCTGGTCAGTCGAGACTGGGTTGCTGTCCGTAGTCGCGAAGGTCAGGCGGGACGCCCAACCCACGGTGATCGGTATTGTTGAAGCCTGGCTTCGATCATACCGACAGAGATTGATCTCCCAGATTCGTCATGGAAACGGGCCTATCGTGGCCGAGCAACTTCATTCGTTGGTTTGACAGGCGTTTCGGCACCGCGTAAGATACTTGTGGTCCGTGATTGCGGTTTTTTCACGGATGCACCGCAGCCTGCCAACTCCGAGGCGCTCGCGCGTAAGGCACTGGGAACATTGACGTTCTCCCCTCACGCCCGTTCTCCATTTCCCGCGCCTGGGGCGGCGCCAGCACAGGGCAGATCGACATGCATTTGGATTCCACCTTCACCGTGGCCTACACCCATCGGCTCCGGTGCACCCACGGGCTCTTTCGCCCCGACAACCCACTCCTCGCCGAATTGACCGGCACTTCGGAGACGGGCCGGGCGCGCATGGTGGTCATGGTGGACGAGGGCCTTGCCCAGGCTCAGACCAGTTTCCTGGGCCAGATTACGTCTTGGTTTGAAGCCCACAGCAGCAGCGTGGCGCTGATCGGCGTGCCCCACCTCCTTCCCGGCGGCGAACGGGCCAAGCAGGACCGCCACACGCTCGATAAGGCCCTGGAGATCATCAGCCAGGCCCACCTCTGCCGACGCTCTTATGTGGTGGTAGTTGGCGGGGGCGCGCTGCTCGATGCCGTGGGCCTCGCGGCCTCACTGGCCCACCGGGGCGTGCGGCTTATCCGCGTGGCCACGACCACCCTCAGCCAGGCGGACTCCGCCCTCGGCGTAAAAAACAGCATCAACGCCTTTGGCCAGAAGAACTACCTCGGTGTGTATGAAGTGCCCTGGGCGGTCATCAACGACGAGTCCATGCTGGCCGAATTGAGCCAGGGTGACTGGATCTGCGGCTTCAGCGAAGCGGTCAAAGTGGCCCTGTTGAAAGATCCCGGGCTCTTCGAAGAAATCGAGCGCAACGCCGAAGCCATTCGCCAGCGTGATGAAGAGGCGGCCATTCCCATTATCCGCGCCTCGGCCAAGCACCACTTCGACCATATCACGAAGAACGGCGATCCCTTCGAGCGGGGCGAAGCGCGCCCCCTGGACTTTGGCCACTGGGCCGCCCACAAGCTGGAGCAGATGAGCCACTACGGCATCCGCCACGGGGCCGCCGTGGCCATTGGCCTTGCGCTGGACGTGACCTATGCGCGCCTCCAGGGCTGGCTGGATGAAGTCGAGCATGAGCGCATCCTCCACTGCCTGGACAGTCTCGGGTTTGAGCTGGCCCATCCGCTGCTGAAGGACGCCACCACGCTGATGCGCGGCTTGGCCGAATTTCAGGAGCACCTGGGCGGCATGCGCTCCATCCCCATGATCCGCAGCGCCGGCGACGCCTTTGAAGTCCACGAAATCGACGAGACCGTCATGGGCCGTGCCCTCGAATGGCTCCTCGCCTGGCAACCGGCGGAAGCGAAAAGCATCGCATGAACTATAGAGACCACTGAGGTCGTGCCACGCGATCCGGCAACGCCGGTTCGTGTGCCTGGAGCAAAAGATTCTCCACGTCAGCAGAATTCACCGATTCGAGCGGTGTTCACTCGCCTTCTCCTCCAATCACACCACACCGCTAGCCATTCGTCTTGTACGCCCGTGTCATCACGCCTCCGCGAATGAGCAAACATCCCCTTTGTGCTCTTTGCGTTCTTTGTGGTTAAATCTCCTAACAACCACACCAAGGGAATCCCCATGCAATACCCATCCTCCTGTCCCATGACCTACGCCCAGATCGTGGAAACCTACTTCCTCGAACACCGCGCCAAAGTAATCGACATCGCCGCTTTCCTCGACCGCCTGGAGCGCGCCGCCGATGGCGCCCCCGCGAAGGACGATTTCCGGGTGGCCGCCCTGCGCAACGCCCTTGCCCTCCTCGGCGACGGCCAGGGCGAACGGGCACGACGCGTCCTCGAATCCCTCAGCGACACCACCGAAGCCATCGCCCAGTCCGCCCAGGGCATGAAGGGCGCCCTCGGCGCCGCGCCGGAGAAATCCGCGTGAAATACATCGAACCCCACGGCCACATGGTCTCCCGCACCACCGAGGACTACGAGCGCATGGCCCTCGCCGGTTGCGTCGCCATATCCGAGCCCGCCTTCTGGGCCGGCTTCGATCGCGCCTCCGTCAAAGGCTTCTACGACTACTTCCGGCAGCTCACGGAATATGAGCCCGCCCGCGCGAAGAAATTCGGCATCCGGCACTTCTGCTGGATCTGCATCAACCCCAAAGAAGGTGACGACCCCGGCTTCGCCCGCGAAGTCATCCAGATCATCCCCGACTTCCTCAAAAAGCCCAACGTCCTCGGCGTCGGCGAAATCGGCCTGAACAAAAACACCCGCAACGAGCTGTCCATCCTCGAAGAGCAGATCGACCTCGCCGTCAAGCACAAGCAGCTCATCCTCGTCCACACCCCCCACCTCGAAGACAAACGCAAGGGCACCCGCATTATCATGGACGCCCTTCTCAGCCGGGGCGACGTGGAGCCCGGCCGCGTCCTCATCGATCACGTCGAAGAGCACACCGTCGCCGAAGTCCTCGACAAGGGCTTCTGGGCCGGAATGACCCTCTACCCCGAAACCAAATGCACCAGCCAGCGCGCCGCCGACATCATAGAGATGTACGGCACCGAGCGCCTCTGGATGAACTCCGCCTGCGACTGGGGCATCAGCGATCCCCTCGCCGTCCCCAAAGCCCGCATCGAACTCAAACGCCGCGGCCACAGCGAAGCCACCATCCAACGCCTCACCTGGGACAACCCCAGAACCTTTCTGGGCCAATCGCCGAATTTCAACGTGACGGGGTAGCGCGGCCGCTGCCAGATTGGGCATAACTCAAGCTCAATTGAGAGAATACTCGTTGCCACGGTCCCCCGTGGCAATGCATACCGTTCCGCTCCGCGGAACACACCCCGCCGCCAAGAACGAAGACATTTCACACATTCCTTGATGTCCCGCAAATCCCTGCGTCCCTTCCGTCCCTTCCGTCCCTTCCGTCCCTTCCGTCCCTTCCGTCCCTTCCGTCCCTTCCGTCCCTTCCGTCCCTCCCGTCCCTTACGTCCCTCCCGTCCCTGTGAACACCACAACAGCCCAAACCCTCCCAAGCTCCGCTTGGCAATGCCATACCCAGGCTCCCCCCGTCACAGACATCAGGCAGACCGCGCGCACGTCAGTACCTCCACCCTCCATACACTCTCTACAATTCTCTACTTGCTTTCACCTATAAAGTTCTTTTACAATACACATGAAACAACACCACAACTTCCATTCCACATCCAATGCCCCGGAAGGTTACGACCCATGCGCGTCCTGCTCGTCAACGTCCCCCACCCGTCCATCGGCAGCCGCATTCCACGCGACCACCTCCCGCCCCTGGGGCTTCTGGCTGTTGGCGGCCCCCTTATTGACGCGGGGCACGACACCCACCTCATCGACGGGGAACTCGCCCCCCTCTCCACGCGGGAAATCGTCGCGCGAGCCGTCGCCCTCGGGCCCGACGCCGTGCTCTTCGGCCACTCCGGGTCGACCTCGGCCCACCCCATCATCGCGGAAGTCAGCCGGGCCATCCGCGCCGCGCTGCCCCGTGCGTGGATCGTCTACGGCGGGGTCTTCCCGACCTATCACTGGAAGGAGATCCTCGAAGAAGAGCCCCAGATCGACTTCATCGTGCGCGGTGAAGGCGAGCACACCGCCCCCGCCCTGCTCAGCGCGGTGGACGCGGGCGAACCCGTCGACGCCCTCCCCGGCATCGCCTTCCGGCGCGAAGGACGCCCCGTCGCCACGCCCACCGCCCCGATCATCGAGTGCCTCGACGACTACCGCATCGGCTGGGAGCTCATCGACTTCAAAAACTACAGCTACTGGGGCGGACGCCGCGCCGTGGTCATCCAGTTTTCACGGGGCTGTCCCCACCTCTGCAACTACTGCGGCCAGAGCAAATTCTGGCGACGCTGGCGTCACCGCGACCCGCAGAAACTTGCCGCCGAAATCGCCTGGCTCCACCGCGAACACGGCGTCCAACTCTTCAACTTCGCCGACGAAGACCCCGCCGCCTCCAAAGCGGCGTGGCGGGCCTTCCTCGAAGCCCTCATCGCCCACGACCTCCCCATCACCCTCGTCGGCTCCACCCGCGCTGACGACATCGTTCGCGACCGCGACATCCTCCACCTCTACAAAAAGGCCGGGTTCATCCGCTTCCTCCTCGGCACCGAGAGCTACAGCGAAGAAACCCTGCGAACCATCCAGAAAGGCTCCACCGTCAACAAAGACCGCGAAGCCATCCGACTGCTCCGCCAGCACAACATCGTCTCCATGGCCACCTACGTCGTTGGCTTCGAAGAAGAGCGCGACCGGGACTACTGGAAGTCGCTGCGCCACCTCCTCTCCTACGACCCCGACCAGATCCAGCTCCTCTACGTCACCCCCCACCGCTGGACCCCGTTCTTCTCCCTCTCCGCCACCCGCAACGTCGTCCAACTCGACCGCCGCCGCTGGGACTACAAGCACCAGACCCTCGCCACCCGCCACCTGCCCCCCTGGCGCGTACTCCTCTGGGTCAAGTTTATGGAAGCCGCCATGCAACTGCGTCCCCGCGCCCTCAAGAGAGTGCTGGCCCACCCCGACCCCGAATTCCGCCACGCCATGCGATGGTACACCCGCATAGGCCGCCGCGTCTGGCCCTA
This genomic interval from Candidatus Hydrogenedentota bacterium contains the following:
- a CDS encoding 3-dehydroquinate synthase, translating into MHLDSTFTVAYTHRLRCTHGLFRPDNPLLAELTGTSETGRARMVVMVDEGLAQAQTSFLGQITSWFEAHSSSVALIGVPHLLPGGERAKQDRHTLDKALEIISQAHLCRRSYVVVVGGGALLDAVGLAASLAHRGVRLIRVATTTLSQADSALGVKNSINAFGQKNYLGVYEVPWAVINDESMLAELSQGDWICGFSEAVKVALLKDPGLFEEIERNAEAIRQRDEEAAIPIIRASAKHHFDHITKNGDPFERGEARPLDFGHWAAHKLEQMSHYGIRHGAAVAIGLALDVTYARLQGWLDEVEHERILHCLDSLGFELAHPLLKDATTLMRGLAEFQEHLGGMRSIPMIRSAGDAFEVHEIDETVMGRALEWLLAWQPAEAKSIA
- a CDS encoding TatD family hydrolase, translating into MKYIEPHGHMVSRTTEDYERMALAGCVAISEPAFWAGFDRASVKGFYDYFRQLTEYEPARAKKFGIRHFCWICINPKEGDDPGFAREVIQIIPDFLKKPNVLGVGEIGLNKNTRNELSILEEQIDLAVKHKQLILVHTPHLEDKRKGTRIIMDALLSRGDVEPGRVLIDHVEEHTVAEVLDKGFWAGMTLYPETKCTSQRAADIIEMYGTERLWMNSACDWGISDPLAVPKARIELKRRGHSEATIQRLTWDNPRTFLGQSPNFNVTG
- the bchE gene encoding magnesium-protoporphyrin IX monomethyl ester anaerobic oxidative cyclase, translating into MRVLLVNVPHPSIGSRIPRDHLPPLGLLAVGGPLIDAGHDTHLIDGELAPLSTREIVARAVALGPDAVLFGHSGSTSAHPIIAEVSRAIRAALPRAWIVYGGVFPTYHWKEILEEEPQIDFIVRGEGEHTAPALLSAVDAGEPVDALPGIAFRREGRPVATPTAPIIECLDDYRIGWELIDFKNYSYWGGRRAVVIQFSRGCPHLCNYCGQSKFWRRWRHRDPQKLAAEIAWLHREHGVQLFNFADEDPAASKAAWRAFLEALIAHDLPITLVGSTRADDIVRDRDILHLYKKAGFIRFLLGTESYSEETLRTIQKGSTVNKDREAIRLLRQHNIVSMATYVVGFEEERDRDYWKSLRHLLSYDPDQIQLLYVTPHRWTPFFSLSATRNVVQLDRRRWDYKHQTLATRHLPPWRVLLWVKFMEAAMQLRPRALKRVLAHPDPEFRHAMRWYTRIGRRVWPYEIWNFFLRDHHEKNGPTLQEFWGKAQTPETVGQRTSDTLK